Proteins from a single region of Flavobacterium sp. YJ01:
- a CDS encoding glycoside hydrolase family 2 TIM barrel-domain containing protein yields the protein MQIKKNIKNISLWAVVAGVFFLNSCSKKEDAFINRKVSFNTDWSFHLNDSIIDKDTIGASTKWRTLDVPHDWSIEGKFDEKSPAGYGGGSLNGGLGWYKKTFKVEYEDSTKITSITFDGVYRNSEVWINGHHLGKRPNGYIGFQYDMSPYLNYGDKTNEIIVKVDNSKQPNSRWYSGSGIFRNVWIETTDKLHVGQWGTYITTPKVTAEKASVNFETTIQNQYAEEKKATVTTTIFKEDTKVTSVTQNITIDANANQTLKQSAEVETPILWSVEKPELYTAVTEISLDDKIIDQYKTNFGIRDFKFDLNKGFILNGKQVKIKGVCMHHDLGPLGSAINTRAIERQLEIMKEMGVNGIRTSHNPPAPELLDLCDKMGFIVMDEAFDMWKQNKTKYDYANDWDKWHKKDLIDQLLRDRNHPSIFVWSIGNEIPEQWNEKGVEIAKELATITREYDKTRPLTAAMNPPVNMNIDEVTLQFEKKNVQFNAIAKSGVLDLIGYNYAHQTYEHHLKNFPNTPFIATETTSGLQTRGYYDAISDTIKKWPVSWDKKFDGGNPGNTVSAYDQVQTPWGSTHEATWKVIKKHDFLSGMYIWTGFDYIGEPTPYEWPSVSSYFGIVDLAGFPKDVYYMYQSEWTDKTVLHIFPHWNWKAEQTVDVWAYYNKADEVELFVNGKSVGKRSKKGEDLHVMWRIPFEAGTLKAISRKGGKVVLEKEIKTAGNPSQLKLTADRSTIKADKNDLSFVTVDILDDKGTLAPNANNEINFSLKGNGKIVGVCSGDPVSHESYKGNKHTALAGKCLVIVQSGDKSGRLELTASANGLKQSTIVITTE from the coding sequence ATGCAAATTAAAAAAAACATAAAAAACATAAGTTTATGGGCAGTTGTAGCTGGAGTTTTTTTCTTGAATTCTTGTTCAAAAAAGGAGGATGCATTTATAAACCGAAAAGTTTCTTTTAATACAGATTGGAGTTTTCATCTTAATGATAGTATTATCGATAAAGATACTATTGGAGCTTCAACAAAATGGAGAACTTTAGATGTTCCGCACGATTGGAGTATCGAAGGAAAATTTGATGAAAAAAGTCCAGCAGGTTATGGCGGAGGATCGCTTAACGGAGGTCTGGGCTGGTACAAAAAAACATTTAAAGTTGAGTATGAAGACAGTACAAAAATAACTTCAATCACTTTTGACGGCGTTTACAGAAACAGTGAAGTTTGGATAAACGGACATCATTTAGGAAAACGTCCAAATGGCTATATTGGTTTTCAATATGACATGTCGCCTTATTTAAATTACGGAGATAAAACCAACGAAATCATTGTTAAGGTTGACAATTCAAAACAACCTAATTCACGTTGGTATTCGGGTTCAGGAATTTTTAGAAATGTTTGGATCGAAACTACAGATAAACTCCACGTAGGACAATGGGGGACGTATATTACAACTCCAAAAGTTACGGCCGAAAAAGCTTCTGTTAATTTTGAAACAACTATTCAAAACCAATATGCTGAAGAAAAGAAAGCAACGGTAACCACTACTATTTTTAAAGAAGATACTAAAGTAACATCAGTTACTCAAAATATAACAATTGATGCCAATGCCAATCAAACTCTAAAACAATCGGCAGAAGTTGAAACGCCGATTTTATGGTCGGTTGAAAAACCAGAATTGTACACAGCAGTTACGGAAATTTCGCTTGACGATAAAATCATCGATCAATACAAAACCAATTTCGGAATCAGAGATTTTAAATTCGATTTGAATAAAGGTTTTATTTTGAATGGAAAACAAGTTAAAATAAAAGGAGTTTGTATGCATCATGATTTAGGTCCGTTAGGTTCGGCGATTAATACTCGTGCAATCGAACGTCAATTGGAAATCATGAAAGAAATGGGCGTAAACGGAATCAGAACTTCTCATAATCCTCCAGCTCCAGAACTTTTAGATCTTTGTGATAAAATGGGTTTCATTGTCATGGATGAAGCTTTCGACATGTGGAAACAAAACAAAACGAAATACGATTATGCTAATGATTGGGACAAATGGCACAAAAAAGACCTAATTGATCAATTGCTTCGCGACCGAAATCATCCAAGTATTTTTGTTTGGAGTATCGGAAATGAAATCCCAGAACAATGGAATGAAAAAGGTGTTGAAATTGCCAAAGAATTGGCGACGATTACACGTGAGTACGATAAAACACGTCCGTTAACCGCAGCGATGAATCCGCCGGTAAATATGAATATTGATGAAGTGACTTTACAATTCGAGAAAAAAAATGTTCAGTTTAATGCCATTGCAAAATCTGGAGTTTTAGATTTAATCGGATACAATTATGCACATCAAACGTATGAACATCATTTAAAAAACTTTCCGAATACGCCATTTATTGCAACCGAAACGACTTCAGGTTTACAAACAAGAGGATATTACGATGCCATTTCAGACACCATTAAAAAATGGCCAGTTAGCTGGGATAAAAAATTTGATGGAGGCAATCCTGGAAATACCGTTTCAGCTTACGATCAAGTGCAAACGCCTTGGGGTTCAACTCACGAAGCGACTTGGAAAGTCATTAAAAAACATGATTTCCTTTCAGGAATGTACATTTGGACAGGTTTCGATTATATCGGAGAACCAACTCCGTACGAATGGCCATCTGTAAGTTCTTATTTCGGAATTGTAGATTTAGCCGGTTTCCCGAAAGACGTTTATTATATGTACCAAAGTGAATGGACAGATAAAACCGTTCTTCACATTTTTCCGCATTGGAATTGGAAAGCTGAACAAACAGTTGATGTTTGGGCATACTACAATAAAGCCGATGAGGTGGAACTTTTCGTAAACGGAAAATCTGTTGGAAAAAGAAGTAAAAAAGGCGAAGATTTACACGTAATGTGGAGAATTCCTTTTGAAGCAGGAACTTTAAAAGCCATTTCTCGTAAAGGTGGAAAAGTGGTTTTAGAAAAAGAAATTAAAACAGCTGGAAATCCTTCGCAACTAAAATTAACTGCTGACAGAAGTACCATCAAAGCTGATAAAAATGATTTGTCTTTTGTAACCGTAGATATTTTAGATGATAAAGGAACTTTGGCTCCAAATGCAAATAACGAAATTAATTTCTCTTTAAAAGGAAACGGAAAAATCGTAGGCGTTTGCAGTGGAGATCCAGTTAGTCATGAATCGTATAAAGGAAATAAACATACCGCTTTGGCTGGAAAATGTTTGGTTATTGTACAATCAGGAGATAAATCGGGAAGATTGGAATTAACCGCAAGTGCAAACGGATTGAAACAATCCACAATTGTAATTACAACAGAATAA
- a CDS encoding alpha-xylosidase: protein MKNSKLTALFSALMFGFLAVPNANAQIQNADVLNAPIDISKDFQNYLNTFYFADELASFDPATGKGTIKYLRYNYKTRQAFNNMMMKPDVEKANEFPTTEYAESPVLPFEIQFVSDRTVRIKTTSGPQFHPQKESLMLVDGVAPNHPELWKYSKIEGGHSYTSKHGRVEILTKPWHVKIYDEKGKLLTSTLHDTDFKNTYTPTLPFSYVRRNSDYSRSMGAAFSLEPDEKIFGCGESFTQFNKRGQKVVLWTDDANGIQNETMYKPIPFYMSSRGYGVFMHHSTPITVDFGKYFSSANEMYIGDDEADLFFFIGEPKDILDQYTNLTGKAAMPPLWSFGFWMSRITYFSEKEGREVARDLRKYKIPTDVIHFDTGWFDVDWRNNYEFAKSRFPDATKMMSDLKKDGFQVCLWQLPYFTPKNTLFPEIMDKNLAVRDRKGNLPYEDAVLDFSNPETVTWYQGKLKKLFDEGVAVFKVDFGEAAPPDGIYHSGRTGFYEHNLYPLRYNKAVAEITQKEKGYTLIWARSTWAGSQRYPLHWGGDSETTNGAMSAELRGGLSLGLSGFSFWSHDVGGFATKSPENIYRRWTPFGMLTSHVRSHGEPPREPWLYSKDFLEGFRKADNMRYELMPYIYAQAKESSQKGLPMMRALFVEYPNDPGAWLVDNQYLFGSSMLVAPLFEEVEERDIYLPEGTWIDYQTKKVYQAGWHKIKAGEVPIIVLIKDGTAIPHIGLAQSTKDMDWSKLTLKVYASDKTTSATAKVFLPNGDAVQEIKVNKTGNNFEVAANPLNGKTTFKTEWIK from the coding sequence ATGAAAAACTCAAAACTAACCGCATTATTTTCTGCTCTTATGTTTGGATTTTTGGCAGTTCCAAATGCGAATGCGCAAATCCAAAATGCAGATGTATTAAATGCACCAATAGATATCAGCAAAGATTTTCAGAACTATCTGAATACTTTTTATTTCGCAGACGAACTGGCTTCTTTTGATCCTGCAACGGGAAAAGGAACCATTAAATATTTGAGATACAATTATAAAACGCGTCAGGCTTTCAACAACATGATGATGAAACCTGATGTAGAAAAAGCAAACGAATTTCCAACAACAGAATACGCAGAATCTCCTGTTTTGCCATTCGAAATTCAGTTTGTATCAGATAGAACAGTTCGTATCAAAACGACTTCTGGTCCGCAGTTTCATCCGCAGAAAGAATCTTTAATGTTAGTCGATGGCGTTGCGCCAAATCATCCTGAATTATGGAAATACTCTAAAATCGAAGGCGGTCATAGTTACACAAGCAAACACGGAAGAGTTGAAATTTTGACAAAGCCTTGGCACGTAAAAATCTACGATGAAAAAGGAAAATTACTGACAAGTACACTTCACGATACCGACTTTAAAAATACATACACACCGACACTTCCGTTTTCTTACGTTCGCAGAAACAGCGATTATTCAAGAAGTATGGGCGCGGCTTTCAGTTTAGAACCAGATGAAAAAATATTTGGCTGTGGAGAATCATTCACACAATTCAACAAACGTGGACAAAAAGTAGTTCTATGGACGGATGACGCCAACGGAATTCAAAATGAAACGATGTACAAACCGATTCCGTTTTACATGAGTAGTCGTGGTTACGGAGTTTTCATGCACCATTCAACACCAATTACAGTGGACTTTGGAAAATACTTTTCAAGTGCCAACGAAATGTACATTGGAGATGACGAAGCCGATTTGTTTTTCTTTATCGGAGAACCAAAAGATATCTTAGATCAATACACGAATTTGACTGGAAAAGCGGCAATGCCACCACTTTGGTCTTTCGGTTTTTGGATGAGCAGAATTACTTATTTCTCTGAAAAAGAAGGAAGAGAAGTAGCAAGGGATTTGCGTAAATACAAAATCCCAACAGATGTTATTCACTTTGATACAGGTTGGTTTGATGTAGATTGGAGAAACAATTATGAGTTTGCAAAATCTCGTTTCCCAGACGCGACAAAAATGATGTCTGATTTAAAGAAAGACGGTTTCCAAGTTTGTCTTTGGCAATTGCCTTATTTCACGCCAAAGAATACATTGTTCCCTGAAATCATGGACAAAAATTTAGCGGTAAGAGATAGGAAAGGAAATCTTCCATACGAAGATGCTGTTTTAGATTTCTCAAACCCAGAAACGGTAACTTGGTACCAAGGAAAATTGAAAAAATTATTTGATGAAGGCGTTGCGGTTTTCAAAGTAGATTTTGGAGAAGCTGCTCCGCCAGACGGAATTTACCATTCGGGAAGAACAGGTTTCTACGAGCATAATTTATATCCATTACGATACAACAAAGCAGTTGCAGAAATCACTCAAAAAGAAAAAGGATATACTTTAATCTGGGCAAGAAGTACTTGGGCAGGATCTCAGCGTTATCCTTTACATTGGGGAGGAGATTCTGAAACTACAAATGGAGCAATGTCTGCAGAATTACGCGGCGGACTTTCATTAGGTTTAAGCGGATTCAGTTTCTGGAGTCATGATGTTGGAGGTTTCGCAACTAAATCTCCTGAGAATATTTACAGAAGGTGGACACCATTCGGAATGTTGACTTCACACGTAAGAAGCCACGGAGAACCGCCTCGCGAACCTTGGTTGTACAGCAAAGATTTCTTGGAAGGATTTAGAAAAGCAGATAATATGCGTTACGAATTAATGCCATACATCTACGCTCAAGCAAAAGAAAGTTCTCAAAAAGGTTTACCAATGATGCGTGCTTTATTTGTAGAATATCCAAACGATCCGGGAGCTTGGTTAGTTGATAATCAATATTTATTTGGTTCAAGTATGTTGGTTGCACCACTTTTTGAAGAGGTTGAAGAAAGAGATATTTATCTTCCAGAAGGAACTTGGATTGATTACCAAACTAAAAAAGTGTACCAAGCAGGTTGGCATAAAATTAAAGCGGGCGAAGTGCCGATTATCGTTTTAATCAAAGACGGAACTGCAATTCCACATATCGGTTTGGCGCAGTCTACAAAAGATATGGATTGGAGCAAATTAACATTAAAAGTGTATGCAAGCGACAAAACTACTTCGGCAACAGCCAAAGTATTTTTACCAAACGGTGATGCAGTACAAGAAATAAAAGTGAACAAAACTGGAAACAATTTTGAAGTAGCTGCAAACCCATTAAACGGAAAAACCACTTTTAAAACAGAGTGGATTAAATAA
- a CDS encoding glycoside hydrolase family 97 protein, translating to MKNYLILPAILFSMTIGYSQKTKNAYELASPNGKNKIKFELVKNAPKYAVSHGKTEVISPSEMGFVLKGNEDLSSNFEIKGAKTSTFDETWEQVWGEKKNIRNHYNQLVVDLQQKTGNKRKLQIQFRAFDDGVAFRYVYPKQNVKDSIFITDEKTTFNLKEDGKAWWIPANRENRDEYLFKDAPVSTLDTVLTPLTIESKSGLALSFHEANLIDFASMTLVNNKGTELKSDLVPWPDGVKVRVKDSFTSSWRTLQIGENPGELITSYLVLNLNEPNKLKNTNSYFKPYKYLGIWWGMHIGKYTFWESDKQGATTKNAETYIDFTAKEGFNHLLIEGWNKGWTPGWYENRMHMFSFTKSADNFDLEKVVEYGKKKNIELIGYHETGSNLINYLKEVDEGFALYKKLGIHTVKIGHVGSKLNMKQMHFGQFGVNYFRYILEKAAQYDLAVLYHESIKDTGERRTFPNMVSREAARGQEYNAWSEGNPPNHLTIIPFTRLLSGPMDFTPGIFDVEVKQGYPGKRIQGTVGQQLALYVTIYSPIQMLADLPENYEGKPALQFLKDVPTDWEDTKILEGKIGEYITTARKDRNNADWYLGTLTNEKPRNVEVSLSFLDPSATYEAQIYVDAEGTDQTHNPEAVAISKKIVKASDKLKLKLGGAGGGAVRFKKI from the coding sequence ATGAAAAACTATCTAATTCTCCCAGCCATATTGTTTTCGATGACAATAGGCTACAGTCAAAAAACGAAAAACGCTTACGAATTGGCATCGCCCAACGGAAAAAACAAAATCAAATTTGAGCTGGTAAAAAATGCTCCAAAATATGCCGTTTCTCACGGAAAAACAGAAGTGATTTCGCCATCAGAAATGGGATTTGTATTGAAAGGAAATGAAGACTTAAGTTCAAACTTTGAAATAAAAGGAGCAAAAACTTCAACTTTTGACGAAACTTGGGAACAAGTTTGGGGAGAAAAGAAAAATATTAGAAATCACTACAATCAATTAGTAGTTGATTTACAGCAAAAGACTGGAAATAAAAGAAAATTACAAATTCAGTTTCGTGCTTTCGATGACGGAGTTGCTTTTAGATACGTTTATCCAAAACAAAATGTAAAAGACAGTATTTTCATTACAGACGAAAAAACGACTTTCAATTTAAAAGAAGACGGGAAAGCGTGGTGGATTCCAGCCAACAGAGAAAACCGTGACGAATATCTTTTCAAAGATGCGCCGGTAAGCACTTTGGATACCGTTTTGACTCCATTAACAATCGAAAGCAAAAGCGGATTAGCCTTAAGTTTCCACGAAGCAAACTTGATCGATTTTGCAAGTATGACTTTGGTGAACAATAAAGGAACAGAATTAAAATCAGATTTAGTGCCTTGGCCTGATGGAGTAAAAGTTCGTGTAAAAGACTCGTTTACTTCTTCTTGGAGAACACTTCAAATTGGAGAAAATCCAGGTGAATTGATTACTTCTTACTTGGTTTTAAACTTAAACGAACCAAACAAATTAAAAAATACAAACAGCTATTTCAAACCGTATAAATATTTAGGAATTTGGTGGGGAATGCACATTGGAAAATATACTTTTTGGGAAAGCGACAAACAAGGTGCAACAACCAAAAATGCTGAAACCTATATCGACTTTACAGCAAAAGAAGGTTTCAACCATTTATTGATCGAAGGATGGAATAAAGGATGGACACCGGGTTGGTATGAAAACCGTATGCACATGTTCAGTTTTACAAAAAGCGCAGACAATTTCGATTTAGAAAAAGTAGTGGAATACGGAAAGAAAAAGAACATCGAATTAATCGGTTACCACGAAACAGGTTCAAACTTAATCAACTATTTAAAAGAAGTTGACGAAGGTTTTGCTTTATATAAAAAACTTGGAATTCATACCGTGAAAATCGGTCACGTAGGTTCTAAATTGAATATGAAACAAATGCACTTCGGGCAATTTGGAGTAAATTATTTCAGATACATTTTAGAAAAAGCAGCGCAATATGATTTAGCGGTTTTATACCACGAATCAATAAAAGATACGGGAGAAAGAAGAACTTTCCCAAACATGGTTTCGAGAGAAGCAGCTCGCGGACAAGAGTATAACGCTTGGAGCGAAGGAAATCCACCAAATCACTTAACGATTATTCCGTTTACAAGATTGCTTTCTGGACCAATGGATTTCACGCCTGGAATTTTTGATGTTGAAGTAAAACAAGGTTATCCAGGAAAAAGAATTCAAGGAACAGTTGGACAGCAATTGGCATTGTATGTTACGATTTATTCTCCAATCCAGATGTTGGCCGATCTCCCAGAAAATTACGAAGGAAAACCAGCTTTACAATTCTTAAAAGATGTTCCAACAGATTGGGAAGACACTAAAATCTTAGAAGGAAAAATTGGCGAATATATCACAACAGCAAGAAAAGACAGAAATAACGCAGACTGGTATTTAGGAACTTTGACAAATGAAAAACCAAGAAACGTAGAAGTTTCATTATCATTCTTAGATCCAAGTGCAACTTACGAAGCTCAGATTTATGTAGATGCTGAAGGAACAGATCAAACGCACAATCCAGAAGCAGTGGCAATTTCGAAGAAAATCGTAAAAGCTTCAGATAAATTAAAACTGAAATTAGGCGGAGCTGGCGGTGGAGCAGTGAGATTCAAAAAAATATAA
- a CDS encoding glycoside hydrolase: MKRIFILLVLIHSIQIIGQTAENRIIKVDFKKEAGKLNTMFKECIGAGRANEGLRADWQQQLALVKKECDFKYIRFHGLLSDDMAVYREDEKGNPEYNYQYVDVLFDYIVSLKMKPFVELGFMPNALASGKETIFWWKGNVTPPKDYKKWEDLIRNLTQHFKERYGDEEVKTWYFEVWNEPNLSPGFWTGTQADYFKLYDYAARGVKAVNPTYKVGGPATAGAAWVPETIDFCVKNNVPMDFVSTHTYGVKHGYLDEFGTSGTILSRDEFGVSGDILNSRKQIAASAKPNLELHYTEWSTSYTPADPIHDSYHSAAYILQKIKQVGNAANSMSYWVFTDIFEEAGPRFTPFHGGFGLLNTQGIKKPAYFSYYLMNKLGETELQNSDKASWTCKNAKGDVQVLLWDFTNTHPGDKELNQTYYIKDLPSKEKGKVKVEIDGIQKGKYLLEIYKVGYRVNDAYADYLAMKKPSQLTREQVNSIKEKNNGAPISTEKITIDAKGTFSREFKINENDVVMLNLIKQ; this comes from the coding sequence ATGAAAAGAATTTTTATACTCCTAGTTTTAATTCATTCAATCCAAATCATTGGACAAACCGCTGAAAACAGAATAATCAAAGTAGATTTCAAAAAAGAAGCAGGAAAATTAAACACCATGTTTAAAGAATGCATCGGCGCAGGAAGAGCAAACGAAGGTTTGAGAGCCGACTGGCAGCAACAATTGGCATTGGTGAAAAAAGAATGCGATTTTAAATACATCCGTTTTCACGGTTTATTGTCTGATGATATGGCCGTTTATCGCGAAGACGAAAAAGGAAATCCAGAATACAATTATCAATATGTAGATGTTTTGTTCGATTATATTGTTAGTCTGAAAATGAAGCCGTTTGTGGAATTAGGTTTTATGCCGAATGCATTGGCAAGCGGAAAAGAAACTATTTTTTGGTGGAAAGGAAACGTAACGCCTCCAAAAGATTATAAAAAATGGGAAGATTTAATTCGAAATTTGACTCAGCATTTTAAGGAACGTTACGGAGACGAAGAAGTAAAAACGTGGTATTTTGAAGTTTGGAACGAACCGAATTTATCACCAGGTTTTTGGACAGGAACGCAAGCAGATTATTTTAAATTATACGATTACGCAGCTCGTGGCGTAAAAGCCGTAAATCCTACATACAAAGTCGGCGGTCCAGCAACGGCAGGAGCAGCATGGGTTCCTGAAACAATTGATTTTTGTGTGAAAAACAATGTTCCAATGGATTTTGTTTCGACACATACTTACGGAGTGAAACACGGATATCTGGACGAATTTGGAACTTCGGGAACTATCTTAAGTCGGGATGAATTCGGCGTAAGCGGCGATATTTTAAATTCAAGAAAACAAATTGCAGCTTCAGCAAAACCGAATTTAGAATTGCATTATACGGAATGGAGTACATCTTATACGCCAGCAGATCCAATTCACGACAGTTATCATTCGGCAGCGTATATTCTGCAAAAAATAAAACAAGTTGGCAATGCTGCAAACTCTATGTCATATTGGGTTTTCACGGATATTTTTGAAGAAGCAGGACCAAGATTTACGCCTTTTCACGGTGGTTTCGGATTATTGAATACACAGGGAATTAAAAAGCCAGCTTATTTCTCTTATTATTTAATGAATAAATTAGGAGAAACAGAACTTCAAAACAGCGATAAAGCTTCTTGGACTTGCAAAAATGCAAAAGGTGATGTACAAGTTTTATTGTGGGATTTTACCAATACACATCCAGGCGATAAAGAATTGAATCAAACGTATTACATAAAAGATCTTCCATCAAAAGAAAAAGGAAAAGTAAAAGTGGAGATTGACGGAATTCAAAAAGGAAAATACCTTTTAGAAATTTACAAAGTAGGTTATAGAGTGAACGACGCTTACGCGGATTATCTTGCGATGAAAAAGCCGAGTCAGTTAACACGTGAACAAGTCAATTCTATAAAAGAGAAAAATAACGGCGCGCCAATTTCGACAGAAAAAATTACAATTGACGCAAAAGGAACTTTCAGCAGAGAATTCAAAATCAACGAAAATGACGTTGTTATGCTGAATTTAATCAAACAATAA
- a CDS encoding glycoside hydrolase family 3 C-terminal domain-containing protein, translating into MKNKMIFLSAALVFALFTSCKNDAQTLASNSAETEEYVGKEISTDHDAEIDKLISQMTLEEKIGMLHGNSMFANAGVKRLGIPELKMADGPLGVREEISRDNWAPAGWTNDFATYYPAGGALAATWNAEMAHTFGTSLGEELRARDKDMLLSPAINMVRTPLGGRTYEYMSEDPFLNKKIAVPLVVGLQEKDVMACVKHYAANNQETNRDFVDVQIDERTLREIYLPAFEATVKEAKAYSIMGAYNKFRGEYLCENDYMLNKILRDEWGFKGIVVSDWAAVHSTAKSLKNGLDIEMGTPKPFNEFFLADKLIAAVKSGEVSEKEIDLHVKRILRTLFQVKAMGGGTRTKGSIATEAHYQDAYKIAAEAIVLLKNENSALPLKLDGVKSIAVIGNNATKKNALGGFGAGVKTKREVTPLEGLKNRLPSTVKINYAEGYLERYDKKNRGNLGNITANGPVTIDELDPAKVQEAVDAAKNSDVAIIFAGSNRDYETEASDRRDLHLPFGQEELIRKVTAANPKTIVVMIAGAPFDINEVSQKSSALVWSWFNGSEGGNALADVILGKVNPSGKLPWTMPKQLKDSPAHATNSFPGDKAVNYAEGILIGYRWFDTKNVAPLYPFGYGLSYTTFALDNAKANKDSYAQNDVIEVTVDVKNTGKVDGKEVIQLYTSKSDSKITRAAQELKGFKKVAVKAGSSEKITIKVPVKELAYYDVASKKWAVEPGKYTLKVGTSSRDIKKEIQITVK; encoded by the coding sequence ATGAAAAACAAAATGATATTCCTTTCGGCAGCCCTTGTTTTTGCATTGTTTACTTCTTGTAAAAACGATGCACAGACATTAGCTTCAAATTCGGCGGAAACTGAAGAATACGTTGGAAAAGAAATAAGCACAGATCATGACGCCGAAATCGACAAATTGATTTCGCAGATGACATTAGAAGAAAAAATCGGAATGCTCCACGGAAACAGCATGTTTGCCAATGCAGGCGTTAAACGTTTAGGAATTCCAGAATTAAAAATGGCCGATGGTCCGTTGGGAGTTCGTGAAGAAATTTCAAGAGACAATTGGGCTCCAGCAGGATGGACAAACGATTTTGCTACTTATTATCCAGCAGGCGGCGCTTTGGCAGCAACTTGGAACGCAGAAATGGCACATACTTTCGGAACCAGTTTAGGAGAAGAGTTACGTGCAAGAGACAAAGACATGTTGCTTTCGCCAGCCATCAATATGGTAAGAACACCGCTTGGAGGAAGAACGTACGAATACATGTCGGAAGATCCGTTTTTGAACAAAAAAATCGCAGTGCCTTTGGTTGTTGGTTTACAAGAAAAAGATGTAATGGCATGCGTAAAACATTACGCAGCAAACAATCAGGAAACGAATCGTGATTTTGTAGATGTACAAATTGACGAACGTACACTTCGCGAAATTTATCTTCCAGCTTTTGAAGCTACTGTAAAAGAAGCAAAAGCATACAGTATCATGGGAGCTTACAATAAATTTAGAGGTGAATATTTATGTGAAAACGATTATATGCTGAATAAAATCCTTCGTGACGAATGGGGATTTAAAGGAATCGTAGTTTCTGACTGGGCTGCGGTTCATTCTACAGCAAAATCTTTGAAAAATGGTTTGGATATTGAAATGGGAACACCAAAACCGTTCAATGAATTTTTCTTAGCCGATAAATTAATCGCTGCCGTTAAATCTGGAGAAGTTTCAGAAAAAGAAATTGATCTGCATGTAAAACGCATTTTAAGAACATTATTTCAGGTAAAAGCAATGGGCGGCGGAACACGTACAAAAGGAAGCATCGCAACCGAAGCACATTACCAAGACGCTTACAAAATTGCGGCAGAAGCAATTGTATTGTTGAAAAACGAAAATAGTGCATTGCCATTAAAACTAGACGGAGTTAAATCTATCGCTGTTATTGGAAACAACGCAACAAAGAAAAACGCTCTTGGCGGATTTGGAGCCGGAGTAAAAACAAAAAGAGAAGTTACGCCTCTTGAAGGTCTTAAAAACAGACTTCCTTCAACAGTTAAAATCAATTATGCTGAAGGATATTTGGAACGTTACGATAAAAAGAACAGAGGAAACTTAGGAAATATTACGGCTAATGGTCCAGTTACAATTGATGAATTAGATCCGGCAAAAGTACAAGAAGCTGTTGATGCAGCTAAAAACTCAGATGTTGCCATCATTTTTGCAGGTTCAAACCGTGATTATGAAACAGAAGCTTCAGACCGCAGAGATTTACATTTGCCTTTTGGACAAGAAGAATTAATTAGAAAAGTAACCGCTGCAAATCCTAAAACAATTGTAGTTATGATTGCGGGCGCTCCGTTTGATATTAACGAAGTAAGCCAAAAATCTTCTGCTTTAGTTTGGAGCTGGTTCAACGGTTCTGAAGGTGGAAATGCTTTGGCTGATGTTATTTTAGGAAAAGTAAATCCGTCAGGAAAATTACCTTGGACAATGCCTAAACAGTTGAAAGATTCTCCTGCACACGCAACAAATAGTTTTCCTGGAGACAAAGCGGTAAATTATGCTGAAGGAATCTTAATTGGATACCGTTGGTTTGACACGAAAAACGTAGCGCCATTATATCCTTTCGGTTACGGATTATCATACACAACATTTGCGCTTGATAATGCCAAAGCAAATAAAGATTCATACGCTCAAAACGATGTAATCGAAGTTACAGTTGACGTTAAAAACACAGGAAAAGTAGACGGAAAAGAAGTAATTCAATTATACACTTCAAAATCAGATTCTAAGATTACACGTGCAGCACAAGAATTAAAAGGTTTCAAAAAAGTTGCTGTTAAAGCTGGAAGTTCAGAAAAAATAACGATTAAAGTTCCTGTAAAAGAATTGGCATATTATGATGTTGCTTCTAAAAAATGGGCAGTTGAACCAGGAAAATATACTTTAAAAGTAGGAACTTCTTCTAGAGACATCAAAAAAGAAATTCAGATAACAGTTAAATAA